The following proteins are encoded in a genomic region of Clarias gariepinus isolate MV-2021 ecotype Netherlands chromosome 12, CGAR_prim_01v2, whole genome shotgun sequence:
- the ost4 gene encoding dolichyl-diphosphooligosaccharide--protein glycosyltransferase subunit 4: MVTDVQLAIFANMLGVSLFLLVVLYHYVAVNNPKKLE, encoded by the coding sequence ATGGTGACAGACGTACAGCTGGCTATTTTCGCCAACATGCTGGGAGTGTCGCTGTTCCTCCTGGTGGTGCTCTATCACTACGTGGCGGTCAACAACCCCAAGAAGCTTGAATGA